The Arthrobacter burdickii genome window below encodes:
- the gatA gene encoding Asp-tRNA(Asn)/Glu-tRNA(Gln) amidotransferase subunit GatA, translating into MTDLIHLTADALAQKLASKEVSAVEATQAYLDRIGAVDGAINAFLHVNTDEALLVAAEVDKARVDGDTLHPLAGVPIAVKDLIVTKGQPTTAGSKILEGWQSPYDATVVRKLRAAKMPILGKTNLDEFAMGSSTEHSAYGPTRNPWDLDRIPGGSGGGSAAAVAAFEAPLALGTDTGGSIRQPGAVTGTVGVKPTYGGVSRYGAIAMASSLDQIGPVSRTVLDSALLHEVIGGHDPHDSTSLTDPVGALVEAARLGQVDGMRIGVIKELQGEGYQAGVLTRFHESLELLRSAGAEIVEVSCPNFRYALGAYYLIMPSEASSNLAKYDGVRFGLRVVPDGAPTIERVMGATRAAGFGHEVKRRIILGTYALSAGYYDAYYGSAQKVRTLIQRDFAAAFEQADVLISPTAPTTAFKLGEKLDDPLAMYLNDVATIPANMAGVPGLSLPGGLADEDGLPVGIQLLAPARQDARLYRVGAVLESLLEETWGGPLLAQAPEIAGGK; encoded by the coding sequence ATGACAGACCTGATCCACCTCACCGCCGACGCCCTGGCACAGAAGCTCGCGTCGAAGGAGGTCTCCGCCGTCGAGGCTACGCAGGCCTACCTCGACCGCATCGGTGCCGTGGACGGCGCCATCAACGCCTTCTTGCACGTCAACACCGACGAGGCCCTGCTCGTCGCCGCCGAGGTCGACAAGGCCCGCGTGGACGGCGACACCCTGCACCCCCTGGCCGGCGTGCCGATCGCGGTGAAGGACCTCATCGTCACCAAGGGCCAGCCCACCACGGCCGGTTCGAAGATCCTCGAGGGCTGGCAGAGCCCCTATGACGCCACCGTGGTCCGCAAGCTCCGCGCGGCGAAGATGCCGATCCTCGGCAAGACCAACCTGGACGAGTTCGCCATGGGTTCCTCCACCGAGCACTCGGCGTACGGTCCGACCCGCAATCCCTGGGACCTCGACCGGATCCCCGGCGGTTCCGGCGGTGGATCCGCTGCGGCCGTCGCAGCCTTCGAGGCGCCGCTGGCCCTCGGCACCGATACCGGCGGCTCCATCCGCCAGCCCGGCGCCGTCACGGGAACCGTCGGAGTGAAGCCGACCTACGGCGGGGTCTCCCGCTACGGCGCCATCGCCATGGCGTCCTCGCTCGACCAGATTGGCCCGGTGTCGCGGACGGTCCTCGACAGCGCCCTGCTGCACGAGGTCATCGGCGGCCACGACCCCCACGACTCGACGTCGCTGACCGACCCGGTCGGCGCGCTCGTCGAGGCCGCCCGGCTCGGGCAGGTCGACGGCATGCGTATCGGCGTCATCAAGGAACTGCAGGGCGAGGGCTACCAGGCCGGCGTCCTCACCCGCTTCCACGAGTCGCTCGAGCTGCTGCGCTCGGCGGGCGCGGAGATCGTCGAGGTCTCCTGCCCCAACTTCCGGTACGCGCTCGGCGCCTACTACCTGATCATGCCGTCGGAGGCCTCCAGCAACCTCGCCAAGTACGACGGCGTGCGCTTCGGCCTCCGCGTGGTGCCCGACGGCGCCCCGACGATCGAACGCGTCATGGGCGCGACCCGCGCCGCCGGCTTCGGCCACGAGGTCAAGCGCCGCATCATCCTCGGCACCTACGCACTGAGCGCCGGCTACTACGACGCCTACTACGGTTCGGCGCAGAAGGTCCGCACGCTCATCCAGCGCGACTTCGCCGCCGCGTTCGAGCAGGCCGACGTGCTGATCTCGCCGACCGCCCCGACCACGGCCTTCAAGCTGGGGGAGAAGCTCGACGATCCGCTGGCGATGTACCTGAACGACGTCGCGACCATCCCCGCGAACATGGCCGGGGTCCCCGGCCTGTCGCTGCCCGGCGGCCTCGCGGACGAGGACGGACTGCCCGTCGGCATCCAGCTCCTCGCCCCCGCCCGCCAGGACGCACGCCTGTACCGCGTGGGCGCCGTCCTCGAATCGCTGCTCGAAGAGACGTGGGGCGGGCCCCTGCTGGCCCAGGCCCCCGAGATTGCAGGTGGGAAGTAA
- the tdh gene encoding L-threonine 3-dehydrogenase, which produces MKALYKSGAHPGFELVDRPEPDAGFGEVKIRVMTTGICGTDLHIESWDPWAQGMIPAPLIPGHEFYGEVVALGGGIRGVSIGDRVSGEGHVVCGVCRNCRAGRRQMCIHTSSVGVQRDGAFAEFVVVPETNVWVHDASITPELGAVFDPFGNAVHTALSFPLVGEDVLITGAGPIGLMAVAVARHAGARKIAITDVSAPRLELARGVGADIAIDVSRMRIADAQRELGMREGFDIGMEMSGHAAALPEMIDNMTHGGRIAMLGLPSAPIAIDWGKVVTHMLTLKGIYGREMFETWYAMSAMLQSNRTLRDAVSSVVTDCLPAQEWQQGFATARDGASGKVVLDWTTF; this is translated from the coding sequence GTGAAGGCGCTGTACAAATCCGGGGCGCATCCCGGCTTCGAGCTCGTGGACCGGCCCGAACCCGACGCAGGGTTCGGCGAGGTCAAGATCCGGGTCATGACCACCGGCATCTGCGGCACGGACCTCCATATCGAGAGCTGGGATCCCTGGGCGCAGGGCATGATCCCGGCACCCCTCATCCCCGGCCACGAGTTCTACGGCGAGGTCGTCGCCCTCGGCGGAGGCATCCGCGGCGTGAGCATCGGGGACCGCGTCTCCGGCGAAGGGCACGTCGTCTGCGGGGTCTGCCGCAACTGCCGCGCCGGCCGCCGCCAGATGTGCATTCACACCTCGAGCGTGGGGGTGCAGCGCGACGGCGCGTTCGCGGAGTTCGTCGTCGTTCCCGAGACCAACGTCTGGGTCCACGACGCGAGCATCACGCCCGAACTCGGCGCCGTCTTCGACCCCTTCGGCAACGCCGTCCACACCGCGCTGAGCTTTCCGCTCGTCGGAGAGGACGTCCTGATCACCGGCGCCGGGCCGATCGGGCTCATGGCGGTCGCCGTGGCCCGCCACGCGGGCGCCCGCAAGATCGCGATCACCGACGTGTCGGCTCCGCGGCTCGAGCTCGCACGCGGCGTCGGAGCGGACATCGCCATCGACGTCAGCCGCATGCGCATCGCCGACGCCCAGCGGGAGCTCGGCATGAGGGAGGGTTTCGACATCGGAATGGAGATGTCGGGCCACGCGGCTGCCCTGCCGGAGATGATCGACAACATGACCCACGGCGGGCGCATCGCGATGCTGGGCCTGCCCTCCGCCCCCATCGCCATCGACTGGGGCAAAGTCGTCACGCACATGCTCACCCTCAAGGGCATCTACGGGCGTGAGATGTTCGAGACCTGGTACGCGATGAGCGCCATGCTGCAGTCCAACCGGACACTGCGCGACGCCGTCTCGTCCGTGGTCACCGATTGCCTGCCGGCCCAGGAGTGGCAGCAGGGATTTGCGACAGCGCGCGACGGCGCGAGCGGCAAAGTGGTCCTCGACTGGACCACCTTCTAG
- a CDS encoding NAD(P)/FAD-dependent oxidoreductase has product MSSLECDVLIIGGGIAGLSLASVLAPFASVALVESEPTLGYHTSSRSARQLIPSYGPEHVVDLTRRTLDLLAGVQSSTGLPLTVPRSFLLIGSAADVAAEANSSMRSLAKAEALELCPQLRPESFEAAALDTDCVGTDTDLLLEYHRRSAGDDGVIILPGSPVTSARYDGAGWSVRAGYRTISAGVVVNAAGAWADTVAELCGVGPQGLVPLRRTAAIVAADNAPRMGTPMVAAADDSFYYRPDAEGVLISPSEAEPAEPGDAQPHPGDVEALIDHLGTVTTLGITSVLRSWTGLRTERAGGLPVVGFDPGHPGFFWLAGQGGYGFQTSSGIAELAAVLLTGADPVDLGADPARIAAAATALRPA; this is encoded by the coding sequence ATGAGTTCCCTCGAGTGCGATGTCCTGATCATCGGTGGCGGAATCGCCGGCCTGTCGCTGGCCTCCGTGCTGGCACCGTTCGCCAGCGTGGCCCTCGTCGAGTCCGAGCCCACGCTCGGGTACCACACGTCGTCGCGCTCTGCGCGGCAGCTCATCCCGAGCTACGGTCCGGAACACGTGGTGGACCTGACCCGCCGCACGCTGGACCTGCTGGCAGGGGTGCAGTCCTCCACCGGACTTCCCCTGACGGTGCCCCGGTCCTTCCTGCTCATCGGTTCCGCGGCGGACGTCGCGGCGGAGGCGAACTCCTCGATGCGCAGTCTGGCCAAGGCCGAGGCCCTCGAGCTGTGCCCGCAGCTCCGCCCGGAATCGTTCGAGGCCGCAGCCCTTGATACCGACTGCGTCGGCACCGACACCGACCTCCTGCTGGAGTACCACCGCAGGAGCGCCGGTGACGACGGCGTCATCATCCTTCCGGGCTCTCCCGTCACGTCCGCCCGCTACGACGGCGCGGGCTGGAGCGTCCGCGCGGGCTACCGCACGATCAGCGCCGGTGTGGTCGTCAACGCCGCCGGGGCGTGGGCGGACACGGTCGCCGAACTCTGCGGCGTCGGACCCCAGGGCCTCGTCCCGCTCCGGCGTACCGCCGCGATCGTCGCGGCGGACAACGCGCCGCGGATGGGGACGCCCATGGTCGCGGCCGCCGATGACTCGTTCTACTACCGGCCTGACGCTGAGGGGGTGCTGATCTCCCCGAGCGAGGCGGAGCCCGCCGAGCCCGGAGACGCCCAGCCCCACCCGGGCGACGTGGAGGCGCTCATCGACCACCTCGGCACGGTCACCACCCTCGGTATCACGTCGGTCCTGCGATCCTGGACCGGGCTCCGGACGGAGCGGGCCGGCGGTCTGCCCGTCGTGGGCTTCGACCCCGGCCACCCCGGCTTCTTCTGGCTCGCCGGGCAGGGCGGCTACGGTTTCCAGACGTCGTCGGGCATCGCAGAGCTCGCGGCCGTCCTGCTCACCGGCGCCGATCCGGTGGACCTCGGAGCCGACCCCGCCCGGATCGCAGCGGCAGCCACAGCCCTCCGGCCCGCCTGA
- a CDS encoding cation:proton antiporter — protein sequence MHTTALTLIELGAILLFLGILGRLAGRIGLSPIPLYLIGGLFFGQGGFIELQGVLEFSEVASEIGVVLLLLMLGLEYTAKELVTGLRQSWLAGIVDFVLNFTPGALVAVILGWGSVAALVMGGVTYISSSGIAAKVIGDLGRLGNRETPTVLAILVFEDLAMAIYLPVLTAVLAGLSFAGGLGTVGISLLVVTLVLVIALRWGNVVSAVVDSTDREVFLLTLIGAALLVAGLASALQVSAAVGAFLLGIAISGATAENAARILEPLRDLFAAIFFVVFGLNTDPSSIPPVLGVALLLAVVTSATKIATGWWAARRQGIGRMGRARAGSALVARGEFSIVIAGLAVASGAVLPELAALATTYVLLMAVLGPVLARLAEPAMQLVERIPKRRPREATGLAS from the coding sequence GTGCACACGACCGCCCTGACCCTGATCGAACTCGGCGCCATCCTCCTGTTCCTCGGTATCCTCGGGCGGCTCGCCGGCCGGATCGGGCTCTCGCCGATCCCGCTCTACCTCATCGGGGGCCTGTTCTTCGGGCAGGGCGGCTTCATCGAACTCCAGGGCGTTTTGGAGTTCAGCGAGGTCGCCAGCGAGATCGGCGTGGTCCTGCTGCTGCTGATGCTCGGCCTCGAGTACACGGCGAAGGAACTCGTGACCGGCCTCCGCCAGTCCTGGCTTGCCGGGATCGTGGACTTCGTCCTGAACTTCACCCCCGGAGCCCTCGTCGCCGTCATCCTCGGCTGGGGCTCCGTCGCCGCGCTCGTGATGGGCGGCGTCACGTACATCTCCTCCTCCGGCATCGCGGCGAAGGTCATCGGCGACCTCGGCAGGCTCGGCAACCGAGAGACACCCACGGTCCTCGCGATCCTCGTCTTCGAGGACCTCGCCATGGCCATCTACCTGCCGGTCCTGACCGCGGTCCTCGCCGGGCTCAGCTTCGCCGGAGGGCTCGGGACCGTCGGGATCTCGCTGCTCGTCGTCACGCTCGTGCTGGTGATCGCCCTGCGCTGGGGCAACGTCGTCTCGGCCGTCGTGGACAGCACCGACCGCGAGGTCTTCCTCCTGACCCTCATCGGTGCCGCGCTCCTCGTCGCAGGACTCGCCTCGGCGCTGCAGGTCTCGGCGGCCGTCGGCGCGTTCCTCCTCGGCATCGCCATCTCGGGCGCGACGGCGGAGAACGCCGCGCGCATCCTCGAGCCGCTGCGCGACCTGTTCGCGGCCATCTTCTTCGTGGTGTTCGGGCTGAACACCGACCCGTCCTCGATCCCGCCGGTCCTCGGCGTCGCGCTGCTCCTGGCCGTCGTCACGTCGGCGACGAAGATCGCGACCGGCTGGTGGGCCGCCCGGCGGCAGGGCATCGGCCGGATGGGCCGGGCACGCGCGGGCAGCGCGCTCGTGGCGCGCGGGGAGTTCTCGATCGTGATCGCCGGGCTCGCGGTGGCGTCGGGCGCCGTCCTTCCGGAGCTCGCCGCACTGGCCACGACCTACGTCCTGCTCATGGCCGTCCTCGGACCGGTCCTGGCACGCCTCGCCGAGCCGGCGATGCAGCTCGTCGAACGGATCCCGAAGAGGCGTCCGCGGGAGGCCACGGGCCTGGCCTCGTGA
- a CDS encoding aminoglycoside phosphotransferase family protein has protein sequence MAVLPRAEVDIGPSLVVSLLADQHPDLAGLPLARAGNGWDNELFRLGPDLVVRLPRRQVAELLMVAEQRWLQGLTAHLDVPTSAPLRAGRPGPGYPWHWSVCRWIDGAAGTTVPRADRAPAARALARFLVQFQQEAPADAPVSPVGRGGPLAGRDDVVRSRLATLPSLPSLPSLPSLPRLPVERLFGIWASALAAPEWSRPALWLHGDLHPGNLVLAADGTLAGVVDFGDLCSGDPATDLAAAWLVFDAAGREAFRSELDALRPSDAATWDRARGWALSMGSAMVASSDDSPDFLALGLEILSAVLED, from the coding sequence GTGGCGGTTCTGCCGAGGGCAGAGGTCGACATCGGGCCCTCCCTTGTCGTATCCCTGCTCGCCGACCAGCATCCCGACCTCGCCGGCCTGCCCCTTGCGCGGGCCGGGAACGGCTGGGACAACGAGCTGTTCCGGCTGGGACCGGACCTCGTGGTGCGGTTGCCCCGGCGGCAGGTCGCGGAGTTGCTGATGGTCGCCGAACAGCGGTGGCTGCAGGGCCTGACCGCGCACCTGGACGTGCCGACGTCGGCGCCGCTGCGCGCAGGAAGGCCCGGCCCGGGTTATCCGTGGCACTGGTCCGTCTGCCGGTGGATCGACGGGGCTGCCGGAACCACGGTGCCGCGGGCCGACCGCGCTCCGGCGGCCCGTGCGCTCGCGCGGTTCCTCGTGCAGTTCCAGCAGGAGGCTCCGGCGGACGCCCCGGTGAGCCCGGTGGGACGGGGCGGGCCGCTGGCGGGGCGCGACGACGTCGTGCGGAGCCGACTGGCAACGCTCCCTTCGCTGCCTTCACTGCCTTCGCTGCCTTCGCTGCCGCGCCTTCCGGTCGAGCGGTTGTTCGGCATATGGGCCTCGGCCCTCGCAGCCCCGGAGTGGTCGCGGCCCGCCCTGTGGCTGCACGGTGACCTGCATCCGGGGAACCTCGTGCTGGCGGCGGACGGCACGCTGGCCGGCGTCGTCGACTTCGGCGACCTGTGCTCCGGTGATCCGGCCACAGACCTTGCCGCCGCGTGGCTGGTGTTCGACGCCGCGGGCAGGGAGGCTTTCCGGTCGGAGCTCGATGCCCTGCGGCCGAGCGATGCCGCGACCTGGGACCGGGCTCGGGGCTGGGCGCTGAGCATGGGCAGCGCCATGGTGGCCTCCTCCGACGACTCGCCGGACTTCCTCGCGCTGGGCCTCGAGATCCTGTCGGCGGTCCTCGAGGACTGA
- a CDS encoding glycine C-acetyltransferase, translated as MYSAVRDQLAGELDDIRTAGLFKRERPLSSPQSSSVTAGADGARVLNFCANNYLGLADHPDIIAAAKAALDERGFGMASVRFICGTQDLHLELERRVSDFLGTEDTILFSSCFDANGGVFESLLGAEDAVISDALNHASIIDGIRLSKAQRFRYANRDMAGLEAKLQEASGARRRLVVTDGVFSMDGYLAPLEAICDLAERYDAMVMVDDSHAVGFMGATGAGTPEHAGVSDRVDIFTGTFGKALGGASGGYVAARREIVALLRQRARPYLFSNSLAPSIVAATLTALDLVQDSADLRSTLTANAALFRRRMTDEGFELLEGEHAIIPVMFGDAVLAARTADAMLAHGVFVTAFSYPVVPKGAARIRVQLSAAHTGEDLEACVRAFVAARAEVSGDQPDAAGGDQPDAGAPGAHPGDGA; from the coding sequence ATGTATTCAGCAGTCCGCGACCAGCTCGCCGGTGAACTCGACGACATCCGCACGGCCGGCCTCTTCAAGCGAGAGCGCCCCCTGTCCTCGCCGCAGTCCAGTTCCGTTACGGCCGGGGCGGACGGCGCCCGGGTGCTCAACTTCTGCGCCAACAACTACCTGGGCCTCGCCGACCACCCGGACATCATTGCGGCCGCCAAGGCAGCCCTCGACGAGCGCGGGTTCGGGATGGCGTCGGTCCGTTTCATCTGCGGCACCCAGGATCTGCACCTCGAGCTGGAACGCCGCGTGTCGGACTTCCTCGGCACCGAGGACACCATCCTGTTCTCCTCCTGCTTCGACGCGAACGGGGGAGTCTTCGAATCGCTCCTCGGTGCGGAGGACGCCGTGATCTCCGACGCGCTGAACCACGCCTCGATCATCGACGGCATCCGCCTCTCCAAGGCACAGCGCTTCCGCTACGCCAACCGCGACATGGCGGGCCTCGAGGCGAAGCTGCAGGAGGCGTCCGGGGCACGACGGCGCCTGGTCGTCACTGACGGCGTTTTCTCCATGGACGGCTACCTCGCCCCCCTCGAGGCCATCTGCGACCTCGCGGAGCGCTACGACGCGATGGTCATGGTGGACGATTCGCACGCCGTCGGCTTCATGGGCGCGACCGGCGCCGGTACGCCCGAGCATGCCGGGGTCTCCGACCGCGTGGACATCTTCACCGGGACCTTCGGTAAGGCGCTCGGCGGGGCGTCCGGCGGGTACGTCGCGGCGCGGAGGGAGATCGTGGCACTGCTGCGGCAGCGTGCACGCCCGTACCTGTTCTCGAACTCGCTCGCTCCGTCCATCGTCGCCGCGACCCTGACCGCGCTCGACCTGGTGCAGGACAGCGCCGACCTGCGCTCCACCCTGACCGCCAATGCGGCCCTCTTCCGCCGCCGCATGACCGACGAGGGCTTCGAGCTGCTCGAGGGCGAGCACGCGATCATCCCGGTCATGTTCGGCGACGCAGTGCTCGCCGCCCGTACCGCCGACGCGATGCTCGCGCACGGGGTCTTCGTCACGGCCTTCAGCTACCCCGTGGTCCCGAAGGGCGCCGCCCGGATCCGCGTCCAGCTCTCCGCGGCGCACACCGGCGAGGACCTCGAGGCCTGCGTCCGGGCCTTCGTCGCCGCGCGGGCCGAGGTGAGCGGGGACCAGCCGGACGCCGCCGGCGGGGACCAGCCGGACGCCGGGGCCCCCGGTGCACATCCCGGGGACGGGGCGTAG
- the gatB gene encoding Asp-tRNA(Asn)/Glu-tRNA(Gln) amidotransferase subunit GatB, which translates to MTAVTDEVLSFDEAMEKYDPVLGFEVHVELNTKTKMFSSAPNAFGDVPNTNVTPVDLGLPGVLPVVNGVAVESAIKIGLALNCKIAEKCYFARKNYFYPDTPKNFQTSQFEDPIAYDGHIDIELADGTVFRVEIERAHMEEDAGKLTHMGGSTGRIQGAEFSLVDYNRAGVPLIEIVTKPIEGAGSRAPELAKAYVAAIREIVKNLGVSDARMERGNVRCDANVSLRPHGREKFGTRTETKNVNSLRSVEHAVRYEIQRHAAVLDSGTPIIQETRHWHEDTRSTTSGRPKSDADDYRYFPEPDLVPVVTNEAWIEKLRAELPEPPAERRKRLQADWGYSDAEFRDVVNAGVMSSIEDTIAAGVSAAVARKWWMGEISRRAKLADVEPADLGVTPELIVELNALIESGKINDKLSRDVLDGVLAGEGTPAEVVEKRGLAVVSDDGPLLEAIDGALAAQPDVADKIRGGKIQAVGAIVGGVMKATRGQADAGRVRELILQRLGVEG; encoded by the coding sequence ATGACTGCTGTAACCGATGAGGTCCTGTCCTTCGACGAGGCCATGGAGAAGTACGATCCCGTACTCGGGTTCGAGGTCCACGTGGAGCTCAACACGAAGACCAAGATGTTCTCCTCCGCGCCCAACGCGTTCGGCGACGTCCCCAACACGAACGTGACGCCCGTGGACCTCGGCCTGCCCGGCGTCCTGCCCGTCGTCAACGGCGTGGCCGTGGAATCCGCGATCAAGATCGGCCTCGCGCTGAACTGCAAGATCGCCGAGAAGTGCTACTTCGCGCGGAAGAACTACTTCTACCCGGACACCCCGAAGAACTTCCAGACCTCCCAGTTCGAGGACCCGATCGCGTACGACGGGCACATCGACATCGAGCTCGCCGACGGCACCGTGTTCCGCGTCGAGATCGAGCGCGCCCACATGGAGGAGGACGCCGGCAAGCTCACGCACATGGGCGGCTCCACGGGCCGCATCCAGGGTGCAGAGTTCTCCCTCGTGGACTACAACCGCGCCGGGGTCCCCCTGATCGAGATCGTGACCAAGCCCATCGAGGGCGCCGGCTCCCGCGCTCCCGAACTGGCCAAGGCCTACGTCGCCGCGATCCGCGAGATCGTCAAGAACCTCGGTGTCTCCGATGCCCGCATGGAGCGCGGCAACGTGCGCTGCGACGCGAACGTCTCCCTTCGCCCGCACGGCCGCGAGAAGTTCGGGACCCGCACCGAGACCAAGAACGTGAACTCGCTGCGCTCCGTGGAACACGCGGTCCGCTACGAGATCCAGCGCCACGCCGCCGTCCTGGACTCTGGCACGCCGATCATCCAGGAGACGCGCCACTGGCACGAGGACACGCGGTCCACCACCTCGGGTCGCCCCAAGTCCGACGCCGACGACTACCGCTACTTCCCCGAGCCGGACCTCGTGCCGGTCGTGACGAACGAGGCGTGGATCGAGAAGCTGCGCGCCGAACTGCCCGAGCCGCCCGCCGAGCGCCGCAAGCGCCTGCAGGCCGACTGGGGCTACTCCGACGCCGAGTTCCGCGACGTCGTCAACGCGGGCGTGATGTCCTCGATCGAGGACACCATCGCCGCCGGTGTGAGTGCCGCCGTCGCCCGCAAGTGGTGGATGGGTGAGATCTCCCGCCGCGCCAAGCTCGCCGACGTCGAACCCGCCGACCTGGGCGTGACGCCCGAACTGATCGTGGAGCTCAACGCGCTCATCGAGTCCGGCAAGATCAACGACAAGCTGTCCCGCGACGTGCTCGACGGCGTGCTCGCCGGCGAGGGCACGCCCGCGGAGGTCGTGGAGAAGCGCGGCCTCGCCGTCGTGTCCGACGACGGCCCGCTGCTCGAAGCGATCGACGGCGCCCTCGCGGCTCAGCCGGACGTCGCCGACAAGATCCGCGGCGGCAAGATCCAGGCCGTCGGCGCGATCGTCGGTGGCGTCATGAAGGCGACGCGCGGTCAGGCCGACGCAGGCCGCGTGCGCGAGCTCATCCTGCAGCGCCTCGGCGTCGAGGGATAG
- a CDS encoding cation diffusion facilitator family transporter: MSASGGNKAIIAALAANLTIAALKFVAFALTRSSSMLAEGIHSVADSGNQLLLLVGGKRSKRQASPEHPFGYGRERYIYAFIVSIVLFSVGGLFALYEAYHKYLDPHPIEGSFWWVPLAVLIGAIIAEGFSFRTAIKESNHTRGSMSWVRFVRTAKSPELPVILLEDFGALVGLAFALFGVSMTLLTDNGLWDAAGTAMIGVLLVAIAAVLAIETKSLLLGESASAPAVAKIEAAISDGGSTRIIHLKTLHLGPDELLVAAKISVESQESGAQIAADINRAEERIRAAVPIATTIYLEPDLYDPRAASTPSANGSSTRPLPGSD; the protein is encoded by the coding sequence ATGTCAGCAAGTGGAGGCAACAAGGCGATCATCGCGGCCCTCGCCGCGAACCTCACCATCGCCGCACTCAAGTTCGTGGCCTTCGCGCTCACGCGCTCGTCGTCCATGCTCGCCGAGGGCATCCACTCCGTGGCAGACTCCGGCAACCAGCTGCTCCTGCTCGTCGGCGGCAAGCGGTCCAAACGGCAGGCCAGCCCGGAGCACCCCTTCGGCTACGGCCGCGAGCGCTACATCTACGCCTTCATCGTGTCGATCGTCCTCTTCAGCGTCGGCGGGCTCTTCGCGCTCTACGAGGCGTACCACAAGTACCTCGACCCCCACCCCATCGAGGGGTCGTTCTGGTGGGTGCCCCTCGCCGTGCTGATCGGCGCCATCATCGCCGAGGGGTTCTCGTTCCGCACGGCCATCAAGGAGTCCAACCACACGCGCGGCAGCATGAGCTGGGTGCGCTTCGTGCGGACGGCGAAGTCGCCCGAACTGCCGGTGATCCTGCTCGAGGACTTCGGCGCCCTCGTAGGCCTGGCGTTCGCCCTGTTCGGCGTCTCCATGACGCTGCTCACCGACAACGGCCTGTGGGACGCCGCCGGCACCGCGATGATCGGCGTGCTCCTCGTGGCGATCGCCGCCGTCCTGGCCATCGAGACCAAGAGCCTGCTGCTCGGCGAATCGGCGTCCGCGCCGGCCGTGGCGAAGATCGAGGCAGCCATCAGTGACGGCGGGTCCACCCGGATCATCCACCTCAAGACCCTCCACCTCGGCCCGGACGAACTGCTCGTCGCCGCCAAGATCAGCGTGGAGAGCCAGGAGAGCGGCGCGCAGATCGCCGCCGACATCAACAGGGCCGAGGAGAGGATCCGGGCCGCCGTCCCCATCGCCACGACCATCTACCTCGAGCCCGACCTGTACGACCCGAGGGCCGCCTCGACGCCCTCAGCGAACGGAAGCTCCACCAGGCCCCTGCCCGGCAGCGACTAG
- a CDS encoding cation:proton antiporter regulatory subunit, translating to MNVIETPLPGIGVRREILTGSGRRVGIVAQRDGDLDLIISKAGDPDACVASIPLTPDEAATIGNLLGSRQLVAQLTEEHRDLPGVTTRQFLIERGSPFDGRPLGDTRMRSRSGASLVAVLRSGQVQASPTPDFTLAAGDLLVVVGTSEGLDAAADILRNG from the coding sequence ATGAACGTCATTGAAACACCCCTCCCGGGTATCGGAGTGCGGCGCGAGATCCTCACGGGCTCCGGCCGGAGGGTGGGAATTGTCGCCCAGCGCGACGGCGACCTCGACCTGATCATCTCCAAGGCGGGGGACCCGGATGCCTGCGTCGCGTCCATCCCGCTCACCCCGGACGAGGCCGCCACCATCGGCAATCTCCTCGGCTCGCGGCAGCTCGTCGCGCAGCTGACGGAGGAGCACCGGGACCTGCCCGGCGTGACCACGCGCCAGTTCCTCATCGAGCGGGGCTCGCCCTTCGACGGCCGTCCGCTCGGGGACACGCGCATGCGCTCCCGGTCCGGGGCGTCGCTCGTCGCCGTCCTCCGCTCCGGCCAGGTGCAGGCATCGCCCACGCCCGACTTCACCCTCGCCGCCGGTGACCTGCTGGTGGTGGTGGGCACGTCCGAAGGCCTCGACGCCGCGGCGGACATCCTGCGTAACGGCTGA